The genomic DNA GCCCCCAATAGACCCCTTATAACCCCCATACCCCTCCATGCAACCCCCAAAGCCCCCAATACACCCCCTATAGCCCCCAATACACCCCCTATAGCCCCCAATACCCCTCCATGCGACCCCCATAGCCCCCAATACACCCCCTATAGCTCCTTATACCCCTCCATGCAGCCCCCATAGCCCCCAATACACCCCCTATAGCTCCTTATACCCCTCCATGCAGCCCCCATAGCCCCCAATACACCCCCTATAGCTCCTTATACCCCTCCATGCAGCCCCCATAGCCCCCAATACACCCCCTATAGCCCCCTATACCCCTCCATGCAGCCCCCTTGCCCCCTATACCCCCCCTGTTGCCCCTATACGGCTCCCTAGCCCTCTACACACCCCCCATGGCCCCCTATAGCCCAGTATATACCCCTAGGCCTCCCATACACCACTGTATCCCCTACGGACCACTATAGCGCTCCATATACCCCCCATAGCCCCCCCCGCATACCACCCTAGGGCACCCCCGGGCGGGAGGGGCATCCCACCGAGGCCACGCCTCCGATAGGGAGCAGCCAATAGAAGCCGCCGAGGGGCGTAACCCCCCGCCCGCGAGGGGGCggagcgccgccgccgccataAGAGCGCCACCGTCAGCCCTCCGCCGCCATTTTGCGAGATGACGATGaccatggcggcggcggcggcagcgacAACGACGTGCCCGGGCCGGGGTTGGGGACAACCTGAGGGGATCCCCGGTGGGGTCACCCCTTCCCCACCCCGGCATTTCACCTTTGAGCCTCCGGTAGGGCCCAGCGGCCCCCCTaggccccgccgccggcaccGCCGCGTTCTCTACCCGCCCGCTGTGAGTACCAGGCGCCTGGGTTCCACAGGCGGGttgggggcgggcgggggggggggcctcccCGGATTCCTGGGTCCCCTCCCCGGATTCCTGGGTCCCTTCCCCGCACGCCTGGGTCCTTTGGGGCGCGCAGGATGAGGCCCATTTCCCGGAGGTGAGGGGGGGTGAGTCACTTCCCGCTCCCCCACGCGTGACTCACCCCTACCTGGTGCCCGGGGGCGGGTGGAGGGGGAACCCAGGCATCTGGGGAAGGagtatttcccccccccccgggggtggTTATTTGCCCCAAGAGGGGGTAATTACCCCAGTTACCGTTTTGGAAGCTAAGCAGGGTCGGAGGGGGATTGTGTTTGGATGGGTTCCCCCAGCCTGatcggggggtggggggggaataTTTGCCCTCGGGGTGGGTATTTGTCCCAGGTAGATCAGTTCTTACCCTATTTTGTTGTTCTCCCATCTCTCAGGTGCGGCGGCCGCCCCCCACGGAAGAACCGAGCGCGGCAAAGCGGCTCCTGGTGCTGCTGTTGGCTGTGGTGAGTGCCCAGGTGTACAGCGCGCCCGGGGATGTGACACCCGAAGTAGCCGCGACGGCCGCGGTGACACCCGAGACACCCGTGGTGACCCTTGAGACACCCATGACACCTGCTGTGACATCCCCACCCGGGGACGGAGCGCTGCTCAGGACTGCTGTGACACCCACGGAGACAAACTGGACACCCAATGGGACACTGGTGGGGACACCAGCAGCACCCATGGGGATACCCATGGGTGCCTCCTGCCCTCGGCTGCTGCTGTCACCTGCCCTGCGGCCCCACAGCTGCAGAGCCGGACACACGGCCAGCTGAGCGGCACCCAGGACCTTCACCCTGGTTTCAGGGTGGCACCCAAGACTGTCACCTCGGCCTCGGGGTGGCACCCAGCACCTCGCTGTGCCCATTGCTGTGGCCTCAGGGCTGTGCCCAACACACTGGACTGGTAGCTGTGCCTATTGTAGTGGCCACAGGGTGGCACCAcgcacccatgggtgcccctgACCTCGGCCTTGTGGTTGCACCCAGTGCCCCAGGGACACATTGGGGCCCATCACCCTGGCCTTAGGGCTGTGACAGCACCCAGCACCTATGGGTGCCCCTCACCATGCACTCGAAGAGGCATTCAGCACCCATGGGGACCCCTACCTCACCTTCGGGGCTGCCCCTAGAACCCATGGGTGCCCCTCATCCAACCTCGGGGCTGCTCACCTCATCCCCTTCCCCTGCAcggtatttatttattgtatttgtatttatttcgCGGTTATTTAATTGAGGGTTATTTAACTATTTAATTGGGGGTTATTAAATGTGATTTGGGGGTATTTAATAACTGATGTTATTTAACATGAGTTGCTGCTGGGTCTTCTTTGAGGCGTCACATGGTTGTGGCCCTGGGGGGAGCCCTTaacccccccccagacccccgcTGCCTGCAACCCCCGCTGCCTGCAACCCCCGCTGCCTGCAACCCCCGCTGCCTGCAACCCCCGCTGCCTGCAACCCCCGCTGCCTGCAACCCCCGCTGCCTGCAACCCCCGCTGCCTGCAACCCCCGCTGCCTGCAACCCCCGCTGCCTGCAACCCCCGCTGCCTGCAACCCCCGCTGCCTGCAACCCCCGCTGCCTGCAACCCCCGCTGCCTGCAACCCCCGCTGCCTGCAACCCCCGCTGCCTGCAACCCCCGCTGCCTGCAACCCCCGCTGCCTGCAACCCCCGCTGCCTGCAACCCCCGCTGTGATGGGGGCTCTTGCCCTCAGAAGAAACAGGGAGGAAGTGCTTCCTCCTTGACATGTGAGAAAATAGgattttccatgttttctgccctgttttctaggctggggtggggggatgctACATTCACCATTTGGGGGGTGTCTGTGGTGCTGGGAATTAAGGAAAACCCcatttcaggcagaaaaacatCACTTTTCATCATGAGCCGGCTGCAGGACGCATGTAGGCGCCCAGCTCTTGTTTATTGAACCGACTTGTAGGCGACGCGGGAATACAAAGTCacaaaagtaacaaaacaaaaaaaattattattttttttttaaaaaagctgaaaacagcttGATTTTGCTCCCGTTTCAGGGGGACACACTGGGGGGATTGGGCAAACCCCACAGTTGACTCTGCTCCATCCATGATGATAAAGTCTTTCCTCTGAAACACATGCTTGGCAGTGCTGGTGACCCAAATccatgttttttccccccataatGGCACTTGGGGAGCATCATCGCTGCCCAGCTGTGCCAAAAAACCACGAACAACACAcgacagcagtaaaaaaaacagaaagagcaatTTTGCCCATCGATCCCAGATGGGGCTcttcccctgcccaccccccaaAATAACTGCCCCAAAAAGtaaaacccagcagaaaaagggaaaaaacaccaaaacccctttttctgcttcagtttttaCCAGCTCCCACCTAGGACAAATTTGGTAAATTTTGGGTTGCACTTGGTGgtgctttaaaacacagcaggagacagaaagGGTGggaaaacatcattaaaaatcACCCTAATTAGGTGGGGAATTGATTTTATTCACTTCCCTCTACCCCAGAATCCAAGGGGCAGTGGTGGGCACTGTCCCCCCTCTGCCATGGGGACATTGACTTGGGAAAAGTGTGCATTTGTCTGCTGTGAAAAGGTAGTAATTTGgttaaaaggattaaaaagttAAGGGGGGAGTCCCCCATCCCCTAATTAGATCATTAATTAGCCACCAAGGCTGAATGGCTCTGGGCAGGAACAAGCCCAGCACACCGCCCCCCCAACTGTGGGTCTTTGAGGTCAACCAAGGATGGCTGTTGgctgagcagctggggagggtgggagaATGATGGAGCCATGGCATAAAGGGGACTTCCCCATCCCCTAATTAGTGAGATCATTAATTAGCCACCAAGGCTGAACACCTCCGGGCAAGAACAAGCTCTCCAACGACGGGTCTTGGAGGCCAACTCTGGCTGGGTGTTGGGCGATCGACTGGGGAGGTagggaggaggatggagctggggctgtggtCAGGGTTGGAGGAGCTGCCTCATCCCCTAATTAGAGAGGTCATTAATTACCCACGAAGGCGGAACGGCTCTGGGCAGGAACAAGCCCTCCAACAATGGGTCTTTAAGGCCAACACCGGTTGGGTGTTGGGCGAGTGTCTGGGGAGGttgggaggaggatggagctGCGGCCAGGGCCGGGCACCACTCAGTTGATGAGGGAGGAGGTCTGGGCCCCCGAGGCGGGGGCcgaggggaaggaggggtgggggaaggcgcgggcagggaaggagagggccCACGGCAGGtccagggcagggctggagagggaagggatgggCAGGGGcgagggggaggcagggaaggagggcagCGAGGGGATGGGGGCCGCCGAACCCCCCAACGGCGGGGAGAAGGCGGTGCTGGAGAAGGCGCCGGAGGGgttggcggcggcggcagcggtgGCTTTGGGCTTGTCCCCGGTGTGGGTGCGTTGGTGGCGGTTGAGGTGGGAGCTACGGCTGAAGCACTTGCCGCACTCGGGACACTTGTAGGGCTTCTCGCCGGTGTGGACGCGCTGGTGGATGGTGAGCTCGGACCGTTGGATGAAGCTCTTGCCACATTCGGGGCATTGGTAGGGCTTCTCGCCGAGGTGGGTACGTTGATGGGTGATGAGGTTGGAGGAGACGCTGAAGCATTTACCGCACTCGCCGCAACGGTAAGGTTTCTCCCCGGTGTGCATCCGGCGATGGATGGTCAGGTCCGACTTCTGGATGAAACCCTTCCCGCAATCCCCGCAGGCATAGGGTTTCTCTCCGGTATGGATACGCCGGTGTTTAACCAGCGCCGAACGTTGCCCAAAACCCTTTCCACATTCCCCGCACTTATAGGGTTTCTCCGGCGGTACTGCCGGTGCCGTTTCACCGTCAGCGGTATCCGATTCCCTCCCGCAATCCATACATTGCTGACTGCGGGGACGTAACCCTACTGTGCCACCCCGGTTCTTCCCGCAATCCGGGCACTTGGGGGGCTGCCCCACAGTTCCTCCGGCACTGTGGGCACGTTGATGCTTGAGCAAGGCAGCGCCTTGACTGAAACATCGCCCGCATTGGGCGCATTGGAAGAGGCGACCATGACGATGAGCAGCCAAGAAGCCAGCTAGATGTTCAGGGCAACGGTAGGATGCCTGTTCGGCTGCGTGGATCTTCTGGTGCCGGTCGAGGTGGGAGCTGACGCTGAAGCTCTTACCGCATTCAGCACAGGTATAGGGTCGTTCGCCGGTGTGTACCCGTTGATGCCGTTCCAGGTCGGAGCGTTGGATGAAACCTTTGCCGCAATCGCCGCAAGCAAATGGCCGTTCACCAGTATGGATGCGCCGGTGTTGGGTAAGGTTGGAGCCTCGGCTGAAGCTCTTACCACAATCGCCGCAGCGGTGAGGTCGTTCGCCACTGTGGGTCTTACGGTGTTTGGCCAAAGCAGAGCGTTGGGCGAAGATCTTACCGCATTCAGGGCAGCGGTGAGGAGCCAGTGACCCCTCCGGCGGAGGCGGTCGAGGACGGGTGCGGGGTTGGGCAGGTGGACCGGGTCCGCCGGTATGGGTACGGCGATGCCGGTCAAGGTGGGAGCTGACGCTGAACCGTTTGCCACAGTCGCCGCAAGGATATGGCCGTTCACCGGTGTGAACCCGCCGGTGCCGCTCCAGGTCGGAGCGTTGGATGAAGCCTTTGCCACAATCACCGCAACGGTGAGGCCGTTCACCAGTGTGGATACGCCGGTGCTGGGCAAGGTTGGACCCTCGGCTGAAGCCTTTGCCGCAGTCACCACACCGGTGTGGCTTCTCGCCACCGCGCTCCGGCTGCCGGGCTGATTGCCGACACCGCCGCCCGCACTCAGTGCACCGCCGCGGCTTTACCGGACTCTGTGACCGGTTCCGCATCCCACATTCGGCACAACCACCCCGGGATGCGGGCGATGCCGCGCTGCCCTTCTTGCCCCCATTCCCTTTACCGGCGGCAGGGGCTTCACCCGCCTGTCCCCCGCTTTGGTGCTGATCGGCATCCTCCAGCGCCGTCTCCTCGCCGTCCCGCAGTGCTGAATCCTCCTCCGTCCCGCTCCCGGCGCCGGTGCCTGCACCACAGTGAGAAATGGTGAGCATGGTGAGAAACCATGAGTCCCTCCAGCGCAACACCcccaaaattaatttcaagcCCCCCAACATGGAAAACATGTCATCTATCTGGAGTTCTGTAAGACCTTTGACATGatcccccacaacatccttctctctaagTTGGAGAGAGATGGAGTTGAGGGATGGACCATTTGACGGAACAGGAATTGGGTGGATGGTGGCATCCAAAGAGTCGTGGTCAACGGCTCCATTGTCCAgatggagaccagtgacaagtgacGTCCCTCAGGGGTCCttactgggaccagtactgtcCCCTATCATCTTCAATGACATGTGCCACCATCGTCCCTTTGAC from Aquila chrysaetos chrysaetos unplaced genomic scaffold, bAquChr1.4, whole genome shotgun sequence includes the following:
- the IER3 gene encoding radiation-inducible immediate-early gene IEX-1, coding for MTMTMAAAAAATTTCPGRGWGQPEGIPGGVTPSPPRHFTFEPPVGPSGPPRPRRRHRRVLYPPAVRRPPPTEEPSAAKRLLVLLLAVVSAQVYSAPGDVTPEVAATAAVTPETPVVTLETPMTPAVTSPPGDGALLRTAVTPTETNWTPNGTLVGTPAAPMGIPMGASCPRLLLSPALRPHSCRAGHTAS